A stretch of the Leishmania donovani BPK282A1 complete genome, chromosome 21 genome encodes the following:
- a CDS encoding histone deacetylase, putative → MHAVHKDDARAPLLNTESRCRVALIDTSGYASDMNISAFVPQHAMKPYRVLAAMEIVRSLKIDAHCRTVVPPLVKVEELMAYHTDTYLANLGLHSCRSWLWNAETSKVFFSGDCPPVEGLMEHSIATASGTLMGAVLLNSGQVDVAVHWGGGMHHSKCGECSGFCYVNDIVLGILELLKCHDRVLYVDIDMHHGDGVDEAFCTSDRVFTLSLHKFGESFFPGTGHPRDVGYGRGRYYSMNLAVWDGITDFYYLGVFEHALHSIVRRYSPDVIVLQCGADSLAGDRLGLLNLSSFGHGQCVQAVRDLGIPMLALGGGGYTIRNVAKLWAYETSILTGHPLPPNTVLPVAEMPLSGWLFQDSPLLIVAQDRSNHVLPGLHCQRAYQMMTEQIDRHVPHIQPHPRLQKASTEAAAVDKQVEDGTTAVEDFKRQ, encoded by the coding sequence ATGCACGCGGTGCACAAGGATGATGCCAGGGCACCGCTTTTGAATACCgaaagccgctgccgcgtggcGTTGATTGACACCTCCGGCTACGCCTCCGACATGAACATCTCTGCCTTTGTGCCCCAGCACGCAATGAAGCCGTATCGTGTGCTTGCGGCAATGGAGATTGTGCGCAGCCTCAAGATCGATGCTCACTGCCGCACTGTCGTGCCGCCTCTGGTGAAGGTTGAGGAGCTGATGGCATACCATACCGACACCTACCTCGCGAACCTAGGCCtgcacagctgccgcagctggttGTGGAACGCGGAGACGTCGAAAGTTTTCTTTTCTGGAGACTGTCCTCCGGTCGAGGGGCTGATGGAGCACTCCATCGCTACAGCCAGCGGGACGTTGATGGGAGCGGTACTACTCAATAGCGGCCAGGTcgacgtggcggtgcacTGGGGTGGCGGAATGCATCATTCAAAGTGCGGCGAGTGCTCCGGGTTCTGCTACGTGAACGACATCGTGCTCGGTATTCTCGAGCTTCTGAAGTGCCATGACCGGGTTCTGTACGTCGACATCGATATGcaccacggcgacggcgtggatGAGGCCTTCTGCACGAGTGATCGCGTCTTTACACTCTCACTGCACAAATTCGGTGAGAGCTTCTTCCCTGGCACGGGGCACCCGCGCGACGTCGGCTACGGTCGTGGACGCTACTACAGCATGAATTTGGCTGTATGGGACGGCATCACCGACTTCTACTACCTTGGCGTATTTGAACATGCGCTGCACTCCATCGTGCGGCGCTACTCACCAGATGTAATTGTGCTCCAGTGCGGCGCCGACTCGCTCGCTGGTGATCGCCTCGGCTTGCTTAACCTGTCGTCTTTTGGTCATGGGCAGTgcgtgcaggcggtgcgTGATCTCGGTATTCCGATGCTGGCgctcggtggcggcggctacACGATTCGCAACGTCGCAAAGCTGTGGGCGTATGAGACCAGTATCTTGACTGGTCACCCACTACCGCCGAACACGGTGCTCCCGGTTGCTGAGATGCCGCTGAGCGGGTGGCTCTTTCAGGACTCACCCCTGCTGATTGTCGCGCAGGACCGCAGCAATCACGTCTTACCAGGGCTTCACTGCCAGCGTGCGTACCAGATGATGACGGAGCAAATCGACCGCCACGTGCCGCACATTCAACCGCATCCGCGGCTGCAAAAAGCGTCCaccgaagcagcagcagtggacAAGCAGGTGGAGGACGGCACGACAGCCGTCGAAGATTTCAAGCGACAGTAA